In the Pyrolobus fumarii 1A genome, one interval contains:
- a CDS encoding nicotinate phosphoribosyltransferase, whose translation MGKARLYVACPDEIKRGETADIYFHRTREVIEKSGLKERSVRAEFHVYSLPQGYEWAVFAGLEEALAILEGRKVTVYALPEGTIFYPREPLMIIEGPYYEFADLETAILGVLRHATSIATKAARIKLAAGDKPVFFFGLRAVHPAIAPAVDRAAYIGGVDGVAGAAAAKYLGIKPVGTMPHALILLFGDQREAWKAFDKHVDPSVPRVTLVDTFYDERVEALMAAQTLGDKLWGVRLDTPSSRRGNMRRIVEEVRWTLDLHGYKHVKIIVSGGLDEERIKELRDIVDAFGVGTSIAFPPSIDISMDLVEVDYGSGFEPITKRGKLPGAKQLYVCGCRRIVKPWTSKPPECGKPMLVKVMEEGRIVVDLPDVKSIREYVLKQLDELVRCERVEQVFEV comes from the coding sequence ATGGGGAAGGCCAGGCTGTATGTTGCGTGTCCCGATGAGATAAAGAGGGGTGAAACAGCTGACATCTACTTCCATCGTACACGTGAGGTGATTGAGAAGAGCGGGTTGAAGGAGCGAAGTGTTAGAGCAGAGTTCCATGTTTATAGCCTTCCCCAGGGCTATGAATGGGCGGTCTTTGCCGGCCTAGAGGAGGCACTTGCGATACTCGAGGGTAGGAAGGTTACTGTTTACGCGTTGCCCGAAGGGACCATCTTCTATCCTCGCGAGCCACTCATGATCATAGAGGGTCCCTACTACGAGTTTGCTGATCTCGAGACCGCCATACTGGGTGTGCTTAGACATGCAACCAGCATAGCCACTAAGGCTGCAAGGATAAAGCTAGCAGCTGGTGATAAACCAGTATTCTTCTTTGGCCTTCGTGCAGTACATCCGGCGATAGCACCAGCTGTTGACAGGGCTGCCTACATTGGCGGCGTTGATGGCGTTGCTGGTGCTGCTGCCGCCAAGTATCTCGGTATCAAACCGGTCGGTACTATGCCACACGCGCTCATTCTACTGTTTGGCGATCAACGTGAAGCTTGGAAGGCATTCGATAAGCATGTTGATCCATCAGTACCTCGTGTGACGCTAGTCGACACGTTTTATGATGAGAGAGTAGAGGCGCTAATGGCGGCACAGACACTCGGCGATAAACTATGGGGTGTTAGGCTAGACACTCCTAGCTCTCGTCGCGGCAATATGAGACGTATAGTGGAGGAGGTTAGATGGACACTAGACCTTCATGGCTACAAGCATGTTAAGATAATCGTGAGCGGGGGTCTCGACGAGGAGCGGATTAAAGAACTTAGAGACATAGTTGATGCTTTTGGAGTTGGAACTAGTATAGCGTTTCCACCAAGCATAGATATTAGCATGGATCTTGTGGAGGTCGACTATGGTTCTGGGTTTGAACCTATTACCAAGAGGGGTAAGTTGCCGGGTGCGAAACAGCTCTATGTGTGCGGATGCCGTCGCATAGTAAAGCCCTGGACATCAAAGCCGCCGGAATGCGGCAAGCCTATGCTCGTGAAGGTCATGGAAGAAGGACGTATAGTGGTCGACTTGCCAGATGTAAAGAGTATCCGGGAGTACGTACTGAAACAGCTCGATGAACTCGTAAGGTGTGAGCGTGTCGAACAAGTGTTTGAGGTCTAG
- a CDS encoding RsmD family RNA methyltransferase produces MERFYAVLAGSHATLPLAELRGILDVEARRYGVLAVHTQLVLFEAEGLDAQVVTRRAGFVEEVGRLLAYTEAEPGAVEAVLETLEPLPGVYRVEFRRLRGFAASLYPDERAALKRFVGILESRGWKLSPRSYTGIIRIIVEEGVAVAGVMLGKLRVSELRDRWPHLRPFYKPGALDPRMARLFVNLARVARGSRYLDPFCGTGGFAIEALLSAGAREAICGDIDRDMAAGSAVNLSRYTGGRLWVTARWDARRLPLRDESVDSIGTDTPYGRLTTTAGMKTEVIVAGFLREAARVLRRGGFVAFACPHWVECRELTLDAGLQLLEEHYMRVHGSLTRIIIIARRR; encoded by the coding sequence GTGGAACGGTTCTATGCGGTGTTAGCGGGCAGCCACGCTACCCTGCCGCTTGCCGAGCTCCGGGGCATACTTGATGTGGAGGCTAGGAGGTACGGCGTGCTAGCGGTTCACACGCAGTTGGTGCTATTCGAGGCCGAGGGTCTGGATGCGCAAGTGGTGACTAGGAGGGCTGGTTTTGTCGAGGAGGTTGGTAGGCTACTGGCGTATACCGAGGCGGAGCCTGGTGCCGTTGAAGCAGTGTTAGAGACTCTTGAGCCTCTTCCAGGCGTGTATCGTGTCGAGTTTAGAAGGTTGCGTGGTTTCGCTGCGAGCCTCTACCCGGATGAACGTGCAGCTCTCAAACGCTTCGTCGGTATCCTCGAGTCGAGAGGGTGGAAGCTATCGCCTCGAAGCTATACGGGGATAATCCGCATAATCGTTGAAGAGGGTGTGGCTGTAGCTGGTGTTATGCTTGGTAAGCTTCGTGTCTCCGAGTTGCGCGACCGGTGGCCGCATTTACGACCGTTCTACAAGCCGGGTGCGTTAGACCCGAGGATGGCTAGGCTCTTCGTCAACCTCGCTAGGGTGGCTAGAGGCTCTAGGTATCTCGACCCCTTCTGCGGCACTGGAGGATTCGCCATAGAGGCTCTGTTATCGGCGGGCGCGAGGGAGGCGATATGCGGCGATATAGACCGTGACATGGCAGCCGGCTCTGCTGTTAACCTGTCAAGGTACACTGGCGGTAGGCTCTGGGTTACGGCCAGGTGGGATGCCAGGAGGCTCCCATTGCGCGACGAGAGCGTAGACAGCATCGGGACGGATACTCCATACGGTAGGCTTACCACAACCGCAGGCATGAAGACAGAGGTTATCGTTGCGGGCTTCCTCCGGGAAGCGGCCAGGGTGCTCAGACGGGGCGGGTTCGTGGCTTTTGCGTGCCCCCATTGGGTTGAGTGTAGAGAACTGACTCTCGACGCGGGTTTACAGCTACTAGAGGAGCATTATATGCGGGTTCACGGCTCGCTAACGCGCATAATAATAATCGCGCGGAGACGTTAA
- a CDS encoding elongation factor EF-2, translated as MPRVKFVHEILQIMRNPEQVRNIGIIAHVDHGKTTTTDSLLAAAGIISRKVAGEALAMDFLSVEQQRGITVKAANISLYHEYQGKPYVINLVDTPGHVDFSGKVTRSLRMIDGAIVVVDAVEGVMPQTETVLRQALEERVRPILFINKVDRLIKELKYTPQQIMQRFVEIIKEVNSLIELYGEAPYKDQWKIDPKKGNVAFGSARDKWGFTVPMAEKKGIKFSDVIEAYNKGKEAVEEFAAKVAPLHEALLDMVVKFIPDPRTAQRYRIPKIWRGDMNSEIAKAMMEADPNAPVVFVVADMRLDPKIRRLVATGRIFAGTLRPGVEVWLVNAKKKQRILQVSIYMGPDREVVDEIPAGNIAAALGLDEARAGETVVDLSLKDTMAPFERLRYVSEPVVTVAIEPKNPRDLPKLIEALKLLSIEDPNLVVKINQETGEYLLSGMGPLHIEIALWSLKENFGLEVKTSPPIVVYRETIRAKSQVFEGKSPNKHNKLYISVEPLDEKTIELIQKGVITDDMDPRERAKILRDEAGWDYDEAKRIWAIDENINVFVDKTTGVQHLREVKDTLIQGFRLAMKEGPLAKEPVRGIKVILHDAIIHEDPAHRGPAQLFPALRNAIYAGMLTARPTLLEPLQKLDIRVPHEYVSNVIAVITKRRGKIINMIDMGMVMRIIAEVPVSESFDLAAELRSASAGRAFWGTEFSRWAPVPENLLMEIVKKIRERKGLPPEPPKPEDFIEQY; from the coding sequence GTGCCTAGGGTAAAGTTCGTACACGAGATTTTGCAGATAATGAGGAACCCGGAGCAAGTAAGGAACATCGGTATTATAGCTCACGTCGACCACGGTAAGACCACGACCACGGATAGCCTGCTGGCTGCCGCCGGTATAATCTCGAGGAAGGTTGCCGGCGAGGCACTAGCAATGGACTTCCTTAGTGTCGAGCAGCAGCGTGGTATCACTGTCAAGGCGGCCAACATTAGCCTCTACCACGAGTACCAGGGCAAGCCATACGTGATCAACCTCGTCGACACGCCAGGCCACGTTGACTTCTCTGGCAAGGTGACCAGGAGCCTCCGTATGATTGACGGCGCTATCGTGGTGGTCGACGCTGTAGAGGGCGTAATGCCACAGACTGAGACCGTGCTACGCCAGGCGCTCGAGGAGAGAGTGCGCCCAATCCTCTTCATAAACAAGGTTGACCGTCTCATCAAGGAGCTTAAGTACACGCCACAGCAGATTATGCAGAGGTTCGTCGAGATAATCAAGGAGGTCAACAGCCTCATAGAGCTTTACGGTGAGGCACCCTACAAGGACCAGTGGAAGATAGACCCGAAGAAGGGCAATGTTGCATTCGGCAGCGCGAGGGACAAGTGGGGCTTCACCGTACCAATGGCTGAGAAGAAGGGCATCAAGTTCAGCGACGTGATCGAGGCCTACAATAAGGGCAAGGAGGCTGTCGAGGAGTTCGCTGCCAAGGTGGCCCCGCTACACGAGGCACTACTAGACATGGTGGTCAAGTTCATCCCAGACCCAAGGACCGCCCAGAGGTACAGGATACCGAAGATCTGGAGAGGTGACATGAACAGCGAGATAGCCAAGGCTATGATGGAGGCTGACCCGAATGCACCAGTAGTATTCGTTGTTGCTGACATGAGGCTAGACCCGAAGATTAGGAGGCTTGTCGCCACCGGCCGTATCTTCGCCGGTACACTGAGGCCGGGCGTCGAAGTGTGGCTCGTCAACGCAAAGAAGAAGCAGAGGATACTCCAGGTTAGCATCTACATGGGTCCGGACCGTGAGGTAGTCGACGAGATACCTGCTGGCAACATCGCTGCAGCACTAGGTCTCGATGAAGCCCGCGCTGGCGAGACTGTGGTAGACCTCAGCCTCAAGGACACAATGGCTCCATTCGAGAGGCTGAGGTACGTCAGCGAGCCAGTGGTCACCGTGGCTATCGAGCCTAAGAACCCGAGAGACCTACCAAAGCTCATTGAGGCCCTCAAGCTACTCAGCATCGAGGACCCGAACCTCGTGGTCAAGATCAACCAGGAGACTGGCGAGTACCTGCTCAGCGGTATGGGCCCACTACACATTGAGATCGCACTATGGTCGCTCAAGGAGAACTTCGGCCTCGAGGTCAAGACCTCGCCGCCAATTGTCGTGTACCGTGAGACCATCCGCGCTAAGAGCCAGGTGTTCGAGGGCAAGAGCCCGAACAAGCACAACAAGCTCTACATCAGCGTTGAGCCCCTCGACGAGAAGACCATTGAACTCATCCAGAAGGGCGTCATCACCGACGATATGGATCCAAGGGAGAGGGCTAAGATACTACGTGACGAGGCTGGCTGGGACTACGACGAGGCTAAGCGCATTTGGGCTATCGACGAGAACATCAACGTGTTCGTCGACAAGACCACCGGTGTACAGCACCTACGCGAGGTGAAGGACACACTCATCCAGGGCTTCAGGCTGGCAATGAAGGAGGGCCCACTAGCCAAGGAGCCAGTGAGAGGCATCAAGGTAATACTACACGACGCGATCATCCACGAGGACCCAGCACACCGTGGCCCAGCCCAGCTGTTCCCAGCACTGAGGAACGCGATCTACGCTGGCATGCTAACCGCTAGGCCGACTCTACTAGAGCCTCTCCAGAAGCTAGACATCCGTGTACCACACGAGTACGTAAGCAACGTAATCGCCGTGATAACAAAGAGGCGCGGCAAGATAATCAACATGATCGACATGGGTATGGTAATGAGGATAATCGCAGAGGTCCCAGTATCGGAGAGCTTCGACCTAGCAGCCGAGCTTAGAAGCGCAAGCGCTGGCAGAGCGTTCTGGGGTACTGAGTTCAGCCGCTGGGCACCAGTACCAGAGAACTTGCTAATGGAGATCGTGAAGAAGATCAGGGAGAGGAAGGGCCTACCACCAGAGCCGCCAAAGCCAGAGGACTTCATCGAGCAGTACTAA
- a CDS encoding YkgJ family cysteine cluster protein produces the protein MGKVYVLREPRKKDWNIYALREAARLKKWFIGTYYSPRLKRLLIAFKPTPGTHVNRLVFEEMNESLLRESYQMVCPPGCGRCCVAKSGAFMLDIEVTKLPPELQLKLEAQPKERILTPGGVVTIYYIGTGPGGRCIFYNAQQRRCMLEAQYGKEAKPIICLIEYCTVFAERNGKKYLKTGYKVTDNGVLMFYRSVGGDEWKAAIRRMARLTERIAKAERRRRKEQQEAQEPRI, from the coding sequence GTGGGTAAGGTTTACGTGCTTAGGGAGCCAAGGAAGAAGGATTGGAACATCTACGCGCTTAGAGAGGCTGCAAGGCTAAAGAAGTGGTTCATAGGCACATACTACTCGCCTAGATTAAAGCGACTACTCATCGCATTTAAGCCGACGCCAGGCACGCACGTTAATCGTCTAGTGTTTGAGGAGATGAATGAATCTCTGCTCAGGGAATCGTATCAGATGGTATGTCCACCTGGTTGCGGCAGATGCTGCGTAGCTAAGAGCGGTGCATTCATGCTTGACATTGAGGTTACGAAACTTCCTCCCGAGCTCCAGTTGAAGCTAGAGGCGCAGCCCAAGGAGCGTATATTGACTCCGGGAGGCGTCGTGACCATATATTACATTGGTACTGGGCCCGGCGGACGCTGTATATTCTACAATGCTCAGCAGAGAAGGTGTATGCTGGAAGCACAGTACGGCAAGGAGGCTAAGCCGATAATCTGCCTCATCGAGTACTGTACCGTATTCGCCGAGAGGAATGGCAAGAAGTATCTCAAGACAGGTTACAAGGTGACTGACAATGGCGTTCTCATGTTCTATAGGAGCGTCGGGGGGGATGAGTGGAAAGCTGCTATCCGTAGAATGGCTAGGCTAACAGAGCGTATTGCCAAAGCTGAGAGGAGGAGACGCAAAGAACAACAAGAGGCTCAAGAGCCACGCATATAG
- a CDS encoding aldo/keto reductase → MLTVKEVPTTRLGRRGPRVSVIGVGLWQAGSILWNARSRETLLEIRRGLLRALEYGINFFDTAEIYGRGLSEKILGETIGKRDDVIVATKVAGYRWTRWDILKAVKRSRTRLGRDIDLIQHHWPPPIYAPVCNVIRALEEAVDKGLAHHIGLSNYPESLLEKSLECLKKYDILSNQVQYSLGYRTPENHLKPLMEKHGIILIAWSPLAKGALAGAKPSTLAQRLDPVFRRVAGDRELLNTLRAIAEKRGVTMAEIALAWLIAKRAIPIPGFRRATRIDSFVRAATLRLSDEDIEMLDRASAKYLRVYGERYNSLQLNRYIPGVLQRLVLALGV, encoded by the coding sequence ATGCTAACAGTGAAGGAGGTACCCACGACAAGATTGGGGAGAAGAGGCCCCCGCGTATCCGTAATCGGTGTGGGTTTGTGGCAAGCAGGCTCAATACTATGGAATGCTAGAAGTCGAGAAACACTCCTTGAGATAAGAAGAGGGTTGCTACGTGCACTCGAGTACGGTATAAACTTCTTCGACACGGCCGAGATATATGGACGTGGTCTATCCGAGAAGATCCTAGGCGAAACGATAGGAAAGAGAGACGATGTAATAGTGGCTACCAAGGTAGCTGGGTATCGCTGGACACGATGGGATATACTGAAAGCCGTAAAGAGAAGCCGCACTCGCCTAGGCCGCGACATAGACCTGATACAGCACCATTGGCCTCCTCCAATCTATGCGCCAGTATGCAACGTGATAAGGGCACTCGAAGAGGCAGTGGATAAAGGCCTAGCTCACCACATTGGCCTCTCCAACTACCCTGAGAGCCTCCTGGAGAAGTCGCTCGAATGCCTAAAGAAGTATGATATACTCTCCAACCAGGTGCAGTATAGTCTAGGCTACCGCACACCAGAGAACCATCTAAAGCCGCTTATGGAGAAGCATGGCATCATACTCATAGCATGGAGCCCGCTAGCGAAAGGCGCCCTAGCAGGTGCAAAACCGTCAACACTGGCCCAGAGACTCGACCCAGTCTTCCGCAGAGTAGCAGGGGACAGGGAGCTTCTCAATACACTCAGGGCGATAGCGGAGAAGAGAGGTGTCACAATGGCTGAAATAGCACTAGCGTGGCTAATAGCCAAGAGAGCTATACCGATACCAGGTTTCCGTAGAGCAACAAGAATAGACAGCTTTGTACGAGCAGCAACATTACGGCTGTCAGACGAAGACATCGAGATGCTCGACAGGGCTAGCGCTAAATACCTTAGAGTCTATGGCGAGAGATACAACTCTCTACAACTTAACCGGTACATACCCGGGGTCCTACAGAGACTAGTTCTGGCACTGGGTGTGTAA
- the rnhB gene encoding ribonuclease HII, with product MKCSAIVMGVDEAGRGPIIGPMVIAGVAMCTEDVGNIRLAGVDDSKLLSRAERERLLSLIERSAVYVGRVYVHPRLIDEVNLNVIERNTIAFLVGRAMDILGESLKKVYVDAVGDPRQIIAAIRRAGFMGEVIAEPKADARYTIVGAASIIAKVYRDAVIEELRREYGVRGSGYPTDPETLAWIREAYEENPEEPPWFVRRSWGTLKRIAPRWYRSKRGASSGQKTLLDYMRGS from the coding sequence ATGAAATGTAGTGCTATCGTGATGGGCGTTGATGAGGCTGGCAGAGGGCCAATAATTGGCCCGATGGTTATTGCCGGTGTTGCCATGTGCACGGAGGATGTTGGTAACATACGTCTTGCTGGCGTTGACGATAGCAAATTGCTCTCAAGAGCCGAAAGAGAACGTCTCCTGTCGCTAATCGAGCGTAGCGCAGTTTACGTTGGTAGAGTCTATGTGCACCCCCGCCTGATCGACGAAGTCAATCTTAACGTGATAGAGCGTAACACTATAGCTTTCCTAGTTGGGCGCGCAATGGACATCTTAGGGGAGAGCCTCAAGAAGGTCTACGTAGATGCTGTGGGTGATCCCAGGCAGATTATCGCAGCGATAAGAAGAGCTGGTTTTATGGGAGAAGTGATAGCGGAGCCCAAGGCTGATGCTAGATACACGATAGTAGGCGCTGCTAGTATAATTGCCAAGGTGTATCGTGATGCTGTTATTGAGGAGTTGAGGAGAGAGTATGGCGTTAGGGGGTCAGGGTATCCCACCGATCCGGAGACTTTAGCGTGGATAAGAGAGGCTTACGAGGAGAACCCGGAGGAACCACCATGGTTTGTGAGGAGGAGCTGGGGGACGTTGAAGAGGATAGCTCCTCGATGGTACCGAAGTAAACGTGGGGCAAGTAGTGGTCAGAAAACGCTCCTAGACTATATGCGTGGCTCTTGA
- a CDS encoding DUF4346 domain-containing protein, with amino-acid sequence MKGGDSGVKRVLIVTGVQARDLIVEYVREAVRVVPGLSVDVVALPIATAALITTDFLVKTLPQTKSDYKKYDVIMVPGKSSVDPLEASKRLGARVVKGPRSPGELEYVFRLLAEGEVRLDYSELRRDILEIVASAFSKARRLCVDGGACVYYQPGYTLIVEVTPKQDNNEFEEFVREVVEQKPDFIVFGDEEWLNDGEYRRMLKHFVELVNDVPFGVESRRVERLLEALDYGASLVSGLSGSSLREFKAYRDQAFFVLQPFDDQRGLYPRDAHEKVTLLLKGIEVAREYGFQYVLLDPIVMPPPLGFADSIEPYRILRDTHRIYGDCNYPLLFSLASLEDALATDSFPVFLFAGCIGFEVGASVFWIVAKRGIEVSEARAALDVALASYVKHAPPVDLGVDLTLLGSIRGERIPIGKGEVVRVESEVEPANFDRGYIRIMVDRGEIVAEYVEGSRRRVYRGKDGLSIARLVVRDFSVNPEHAVYIGYELARAEIAARLRSGYVQDEKFKPPHERIRGV; translated from the coding sequence TTGAAGGGTGGAGATAGTGGCGTGAAGCGGGTGCTGATAGTCACTGGTGTACAAGCTCGTGACCTTATCGTAGAGTATGTCAGGGAGGCTGTTAGGGTTGTCCCGGGTCTTAGCGTTGATGTTGTTGCGTTACCTATTGCTACCGCGGCACTCATAACGACGGATTTCCTTGTCAAGACGTTGCCACAAACCAAGAGTGATTACAAGAAGTATGATGTGATAATGGTGCCGGGCAAGTCGAGTGTCGATCCGCTGGAAGCTAGTAAGCGTCTTGGTGCCCGGGTGGTGAAGGGGCCTAGGAGCCCTGGTGAGCTTGAGTATGTATTTAGGCTGCTTGCAGAGGGTGAAGTTCGTCTCGACTATAGTGAGTTGCGAAGGGATATCCTTGAGATAGTTGCCTCTGCTTTCAGCAAGGCTAGGCGGCTATGTGTAGATGGAGGTGCTTGTGTTTACTATCAGCCTGGTTATACGCTAATTGTTGAGGTTACACCCAAGCAGGATAACAACGAGTTTGAAGAGTTTGTTAGGGAGGTTGTTGAGCAGAAGCCAGACTTTATTGTGTTTGGTGACGAGGAGTGGTTGAATGATGGAGAATACCGGAGGATGTTGAAGCATTTCGTTGAGCTTGTAAATGATGTACCGTTTGGCGTTGAGTCTAGGAGGGTTGAGAGGCTACTAGAGGCTCTGGATTACGGTGCTTCACTTGTCTCTGGCCTGTCTGGTAGCTCTCTTCGAGAGTTCAAGGCTTACCGTGACCAAGCATTCTTTGTGCTTCAACCGTTTGACGACCAGCGAGGACTGTATCCACGTGATGCGCACGAGAAGGTGACCCTTCTTCTGAAGGGTATAGAGGTGGCAAGAGAGTATGGTTTCCAGTATGTGCTTCTCGACCCTATTGTGATGCCTCCTCCGCTTGGCTTTGCTGATAGTATCGAGCCGTATCGGATACTGCGCGATACTCACAGGATTTATGGCGATTGTAACTACCCGTTACTCTTTAGCTTGGCTAGCCTTGAGGATGCATTGGCGACTGATAGCTTCCCGGTGTTCCTTTTCGCTGGGTGTATCGGGTTTGAGGTTGGTGCTAGCGTCTTCTGGATTGTGGCCAAGAGGGGTATAGAGGTTAGCGAGGCTAGAGCTGCTCTTGATGTAGCGTTAGCCTCGTATGTTAAGCATGCTCCTCCCGTAGACTTGGGAGTAGACCTTACACTACTGGGTAGCATTAGAGGCGAGCGCATCCCGATAGGTAAGGGTGAGGTAGTGAGGGTTGAGAGTGAAGTTGAACCCGCCAACTTTGACCGCGGCTATATACGTATAATGGTTGATAGAGGCGAGATTGTAGCAGAGTATGTTGAAGGGAGTCGAAGGAGGGTTTATCGTGGAAAAGATGGATTATCAATTGCAAGGCTTGTTGTTAGAGACTTTAGTGTCAACCCGGAACACGCCGTCTATATTGGTTATGAGCTTGCCCGCGCAGAGATAGCTGCTAGGCTACGTAGCGGGTATGTACAAGATGAGAAGTTCAAACCACCTCATGAGAGAATACGTGGCGTGTAG
- a CDS encoding site-2 protease family protein, with product MPVDPSVHLLLAWLAVFYVLVVLFWAKRDTFQRLGVEATPFALVVRKGASFDFAKRINPRIAKVLFTIGVFILAYVAFKFYASILALTLMRLSGVETPPAVTPIIPGVTVSLETFLVMLPALGAAVVAHEVAHGIAARIEGVPVKSTGLMLIMGVLPAAFVEPEEEAFKKLRLLPKLRVLSAGVLANYLLALLAINMLAMIGYHPVMVILSVEPGSPAEKAGLKPGDVILYVNGTRVDSIEELRRVINESRVVNVTVLRDGKHVSFLVEPRLVKGGAKMIGVIVGFRDPSLLHTLLRWLFFINWSLALINAAPLVITDGGKALTEVCMRAIGQPGKIVSAVLQAATILMLVVNVGIVRIG from the coding sequence ATGCCGGTTGACCCTAGCGTGCATCTGCTACTGGCATGGCTGGCCGTGTTCTACGTGCTCGTGGTGCTATTCTGGGCTAAGCGTGATACATTCCAGAGGCTTGGTGTAGAGGCCACTCCGTTCGCTCTAGTGGTGCGTAAGGGTGCGAGCTTCGACTTTGCTAAGAGGATAAACCCGAGGATTGCTAAGGTGCTCTTCACTATCGGCGTGTTTATACTAGCCTATGTGGCCTTCAAGTTCTATGCGTCTATCTTAGCACTAACTTTGATGAGGCTTAGTGGCGTTGAAACGCCACCTGCAGTCACACCCATAATCCCCGGCGTGACAGTGTCTCTCGAGACCTTCCTTGTGATGCTCCCGGCGCTTGGTGCGGCGGTTGTAGCGCATGAGGTGGCGCACGGCATAGCAGCCAGGATTGAAGGTGTTCCGGTGAAATCAACGGGTTTGATGCTAATAATGGGTGTGTTGCCTGCAGCCTTCGTCGAGCCCGAGGAAGAGGCGTTCAAGAAGCTAAGGTTGTTGCCGAAACTTCGTGTACTATCTGCGGGCGTGCTTGCAAACTACCTTCTTGCGCTCCTAGCCATAAACATGCTGGCGATGATAGGCTATCATCCAGTTATGGTTATTCTTAGTGTTGAGCCTGGGAGTCCTGCTGAGAAAGCCGGGTTGAAACCAGGCGATGTAATACTCTATGTGAACGGGACTCGCGTGGATAGCATAGAGGAGCTAAGGAGAGTGATCAACGAATCGAGGGTGGTCAACGTAACCGTACTACGCGATGGTAAACACGTCTCGTTCCTTGTGGAGCCGCGCCTCGTCAAAGGGGGTGCAAAGATGATAGGCGTTATAGTGGGGTTTAGGGACCCGTCGTTGCTACACACGTTGCTTAGATGGCTCTTCTTCATCAACTGGTCGCTCGCCTTGATAAACGCAGCGCCGCTCGTCATAACCGATGGGGGTAAGGCCCTGACGGAAGTGTGCATGAGGGCTATCGGGCAACCCGGAAAGATTGTCTCGGCGGTTCTCCAGGCAGCTACCATACTGATGCTCGTGGTTAACGTGGGAATAGTTAGGATAGGTTGA
- a CDS encoding thioredoxin family protein, whose protein sequence is MSGDMLGKLRSAIEERISLLEKLHGSMVAKLTSENFTRFLEKHRVTVVLFTAPWCQPCKAFEPLFEIIARRLLNDERYKDDLGFGKVDTESDPQLADKYNVDKIPTVIIYYKGNVADVIVGAVTEEELVRRILNIAGKK, encoded by the coding sequence ATGAGTGGCGACATGCTCGGGAAGCTACGCTCGGCTATAGAGGAGAGAATATCCCTCCTGGAGAAGCTACACGGGTCGATGGTAGCCAAGTTGACAAGTGAGAACTTTACCAGGTTTCTCGAGAAGCACAGAGTAACAGTAGTCTTGTTCACGGCGCCATGGTGTCAGCCATGCAAAGCCTTCGAACCGTTGTTTGAGATAATAGCTAGGAGACTATTGAATGACGAGAGATACAAAGACGACCTAGGCTTCGGCAAAGTCGATACGGAGTCGGACCCGCAACTAGCTGATAAGTACAATGTCGACAAGATACCAACAGTGATAATATACTATAAGGGCAACGTGGCTGATGTGATAGTCGGTGCTGTAACCGAAGAGGAGCTAGTGAGGAGAATACTGAACATCGCTGGGAAGAAATGA
- a CDS encoding ABC transporter permease, which translates to MVDLVLLAGTVLRSAAAVVLAVLAEAVSERAGVVNLGLEGIMLIGGLVGVVVSLMTGSVEAGVLAGMLAGIAYAALYAVLVNGFKLNQIVAGVAVYMAGVSISTMFGEPYSGLPLPQPLRVGGFEVVVLVAYTMPVLVWLLLRATGFDARLRAVGDNPFAADMMGVDVARVRTAAVLVNGMLAGYAGALFVMIVAGRWRPMATAGIGWLSIALTPMTLWEPLLAYVPALVYGFSLVAKSLWLQWLPDEAREATPYIAVLIAAAITVKLVKGYVPRSLGRVYVHGVKG; encoded by the coding sequence ATGGTTGACCTCGTGTTGCTCGCGGGTACGGTTTTGCGTAGCGCTGCGGCGGTAGTGCTTGCTGTGCTTGCAGAGGCTGTGTCAGAGAGAGCTGGCGTTGTAAACCTTGGTCTAGAGGGTATAATGCTCATAGGCGGTCTTGTTGGGGTTGTGGTGTCGTTGATGACTGGTAGTGTTGAGGCTGGGGTACTGGCTGGCATGTTAGCTGGTATTGCGTATGCGGCTCTCTATGCGGTGCTCGTTAACGGTTTTAAACTGAACCAGATTGTTGCTGGCGTTGCTGTATACATGGCTGGTGTGTCTATCTCGACGATGTTTGGCGAGCCTTACTCGGGTCTCCCACTCCCACAACCATTGCGCGTAGGTGGTTTCGAGGTTGTCGTGCTTGTAGCCTACACTATGCCAGTCCTGGTGTGGCTCTTGTTGAGAGCTACGGGTTTTGACGCTAGGCTTCGCGCGGTTGGCGATAATCCATTTGCGGCTGACATGATGGGTGTCGATGTTGCCCGCGTTAGGACCGCGGCGGTACTCGTCAACGGCATGTTAGCCGGGTATGCCGGCGCTCTCTTCGTAATGATAGTCGCGGGTAGATGGAGACCCATGGCAACGGCTGGTATAGGGTGGTTGTCAATAGCATTGACGCCAATGACACTATGGGAGCCTCTGCTTGCTTACGTACCCGCGCTCGTCTATGGATTCTCGCTGGTAGCAAAATCACTATGGCTACAATGGTTGCCCGACGAAGCTCGCGAAGCTACGCCTTACATTGCAGTGTTGATCGCTGCGGCTATAACGGTGAAGCTAGTCAAGGGTTATGTGCCACGTAGTCTCGGTAGAGTCTACGTGCATGGTGTAAAGGGATGA